One genomic region from Thermoleptolyngbya sichuanensis A183 encodes:
- a CDS encoding bifunctional folylpolyglutamate synthase/dihydrofolate synthase, with protein MVLDPNLTLPGDSPVLDPVDALLSRFTHFGVELGLERISRLLAALGNPQRQVPVLHIAGSNGKGSVCAYLSAVLMQAGYRVGRYTSPHLEHWCERIWLNGEDISVNALHSLLEEVVAAIDPNYPSPTQFEVVTAAAWLYFARQQVDVAVMEVGLGGRLDATNVCDRPLVSLITSLSREHWQRLGPTLADITGEKAGILKARCPAAIAPQPPEAAAVLQARLHALQCPAIWVQPAVDLGNGWAEWQWDGGLGSEIGNEIDNAPRPKATISYPLPLPGAHQLTNSAVALAALQLLRLRGWAISDADIVAGMARTQWRGRMQWMDWQGHRLLIDGAHNPAGAIALRQYVDQQIEQGDIAPQRWRNRRSSPITWVIGMIGTKDHADVFRALLRPGDRLHLVPVPEHSPVDLEKLAALATEAQPQLARSQQHSDVWPALEAAFSVSEESAPGATQSGDGAPLVVLCGSLYLIGHFLKRCRLTSTKNLA; from the coding sequence ATGGTTCTCGACCCTAACCTTACGCTCCCTGGCGACTCACCCGTCCTCGATCCGGTGGATGCGCTGCTGAGTCGCTTTACCCATTTTGGCGTGGAACTGGGGCTAGAGCGGATTTCGCGGCTGCTGGCGGCGCTGGGAAATCCCCAGCGACAAGTGCCCGTGCTGCACATCGCAGGCAGTAATGGCAAAGGATCTGTATGTGCCTATTTGTCTGCCGTGCTGATGCAGGCGGGCTATCGAGTGGGACGCTATACATCCCCCCATTTGGAACACTGGTGCGAACGGATCTGGCTCAACGGCGAGGATATCTCGGTGAACGCGCTGCACTCGCTTTTGGAAGAAGTCGTGGCCGCGATTGATCCCAACTACCCGTCGCCCACCCAGTTTGAAGTGGTCACTGCTGCGGCATGGCTATACTTTGCGCGACAGCAGGTCGATGTAGCGGTGATGGAAGTGGGGCTGGGCGGGCGGCTGGATGCCACCAATGTGTGCGATCGCCCCCTCGTCAGCCTCATCACCTCCCTCAGCCGCGAACACTGGCAGCGCCTCGGCCCCACCCTGGCCGACATCACCGGCGAAAAAGCCGGAATCCTGAAAGCTCGCTGTCCAGCGGCGATCGCCCCCCAGCCACCAGAAGCCGCCGCCGTGCTGCAAGCCCGTCTGCACGCGCTCCAGTGTCCTGCGATCTGGGTGCAGCCTGCGGTCGATCTGGGCAACGGCTGGGCCGAGTGGCAGTGGGATGGCGGGTTAGGTAGCGAGATAGGCAACGAGATAGATAACGCCCCACGCCCCAAAGCCACCATCTCCTACCCGCTACCCCTCCCCGGCGCACACCAGCTCACCAACTCCGCCGTTGCCCTAGCTGCCTTGCAGCTGCTGCGGCTGCGGGGGTGGGCCATTTCGGATGCAGACATCGTGGCAGGCATGGCCAGGACGCAGTGGCGCGGCCGGATGCAGTGGATGGACTGGCAAGGGCATCGGCTGCTGATCGACGGGGCGCACAATCCGGCTGGGGCGATCGCCCTCCGGCAGTATGTCGATCAGCAAATCGAGCAGGGCGATATTGCTCCGCAACGCTGGCGCAACCGCCGCTCGTCCCCTATCACTTGGGTCATCGGTATGATCGGCACGAAGGATCACGCGGACGTATTTCGGGCGCTGCTGCGGCCGGGCGATCGCCTCCATCTTGTCCCTGTTCCAGAGCATTCTCCCGTTGACCTGGAAAAGCTGGCCGCGCTGGCCACCGAGGCACAGCCGCAACTGGCGCGATCGCAACAGCATTCGGACGTATGGCCAGCACTGGAGGCGGCCTTCAGTGTCTCTGAAGAGTCTGCCCCTGGTGCTACACAATCGGGCGATGGCGCACCCTTGGTCGTGTTGTGTGGATCGCTGTATCTGATTGGGCATTTCCTGAAGCGCTGTCGGCTGACAAGCACCAAGAATCTTGCGTAA